Part of the Kiritimatiellia bacterium genome, CTCCGTTGACGACCAGCGCAAGCCACAGAATGACCGACAAGAAGATTCGATGTCGCGGCATCGTCTTCGCTCCTTTTCCGGGCACTCGGGTGATCCCTGAAGACCGCCTCAGATGGTCAATCTTGTGCTCCGACCAAGTCAAGCGAGCGGCGTTGAATTGAAGCGGCGCGGCGAGACGATCGGCGAGCACGGTGGTCGCCCGGATTCGGCGTCCAAGGATGGGAGGTTCAGAGCGGGAACTTGTCCAAGGCATGGAGCCCCGACGCCCACGGCCGGTGGAAGGGAAGATCCAAACATTGGACGGACGAGGGATTTGGACGTATGTTGGTGGCTGCGTGAGGCGAGGACGGCCGGTCTGACGCCGAGGGACCCGCCGGTGTGCCGCAGGGATCTCACCGCGCAGGTCGCCGCTCGCCCAGATGCGGTCCGGGCAGAAATGGAATCACGGCTGGGGTTTGTCGGCATTGTGGTGAGCGACCGGCAGAGGGCCGCGGCGCGAGTGAACGAGGTGCTCTCCGAGCACGGCCACCTGATCGTCGCGCGCACCGGCCTGCCCTATCCGAAACGGGGAGTATGCGTCATCACGCTGATTGTCGATGCGACGACGGACGAGCTGGGCCGCCTGACCGGCCGGCTCGGACAGATTGAGGGCGTGCTGGTCCGCTCAGCCCTCGCGCGACCCGCCGCGACAACAGCGGAGGCAACACAATGAGCAGCGCCGCGTCGGCTGTTCTGCACGCAGGTGGGCGCTGGGCCGAAACCCGCATTGCGATGGAGGAGATCGCAAAGTGGCGGCCCGGTGGTTGCGACTTCCTCGACGCCAACGCCATCCGGGCGGCGCTGGCCCGCGCCGCGGAGCGCCCCACCGACCCCGGCGAGGTGCGGGCGATCCTCGCAAAGTCGCGGGCGGTGCAGACGCTCTCGCTCGACGAGCTGGCGACGCTGCTCCATGTGCGCGATCCGGAGCTGTGGGCGGAAATGCGCGCGGCGGCCGCGGAGATCAAGCGGAAGGTGTACGACAACCGCATCGTCACGTTTGCGCCGCTGTACATCGGCAACGCCTGCGTGAACGACTGCCAGTACTGCGGGCTGCGCAGTGGCAACCGCTCGATGCCGCGGCAGATCCTCACCGCGGAGGAGCTGCGCGCGGAGGTGGAGACGCTGGCAGGTCGGATCGGCCACAAACGGCTGATCATCGTGTTTGGGGAACACCCGGCCACCGACGTCGAGTTCATGTGCGAGACGATCCGCATCATCTATTCGGTGAAGGTCCGCGCGCGCGTCGGATGGGGCCAAATCCGGCGGGTGAACGTGAACGCGCCGCCGCTGCGCACCGCGGAGCTGCGGCAGCTCAAGCAGGCCGGGCTGGGCACCTACCAGGTCTTCCAGGAGACCTACGATCCCGATGTGTACCGCCGCGTCCACCCGTCCGGCTTCAAGGCGAACTACGCGTGGCGCCTCTACACCATGCACCGAGCGATGGAGGCCGGTATTGACGATGTGGGGCTCGG contains:
- a CDS encoding iron-only hydrogenase system regulator; the encoded protein is MESRLGFVGIVVSDRQRAAARVNEVLSEHGHLIVARTGLPYPKRGVCVITLIVDATTDELGRLTGRLGQIEGVLVRSALARPAATTAEATQ
- the hydG gene encoding [FeFe] hydrogenase H-cluster radical SAM maturase HydG, with the protein product MSSAASAVLHAGGRWAETRIAMEEIAKWRPGGCDFLDANAIRAALARAAERPTDPGEVRAILAKSRAVQTLSLDELATLLHVRDPELWAEMRAAAAEIKRKVYDNRIVTFAPLYIGNACVNDCQYCGLRSGNRSMPRQILTAEELRAEVETLAGRIGHKRLIIVFGEHPATDVEFMCETIRIIYSVKVRARVGWGQIRRVNVNAPPLRTAELRQLKQAGLGTYQVFQETYDPDVYRRVHPSGFKANYAWRLYTMHRAMEAGIDDVGLGALFGLADWRFEVMGLLAHAIELERACGIGPHTISFPRLEPADNAPYVQETRWRVSDEELERAVVLIRLAVPYTGMILTAREGPAMRRRLIGLGVTQTDASSRIEVGGYAGGRADRAQDPSRQQFELGDTRSLDDLVRELAQMGMITSFCTAGYRCGRTGQCIMDLLRSGAEGRFCKLNAIITYREWLDDFASDETRAVAEPLLQQEVEEVRRNMPRWFPALSAALERTAKGERDLYF